TTTATAATCATCAGTATACAATTATGAAGGAAGAGGTGAATAAAATCtgattcaattcaaaaaattaaattttaaattttgaattaaatagtttgagttatttgagttaatcaagttattcggatcaatcagataaaaaattaatttttcggtttaacttgaattatgaatatctaaaaattcgaataagaaaaaataaaactacATCGTTATAATAAATGTTTAGTTAAAATTCAAAACTATTaagataaaagttaaaattacgtcgttttgataaatgtttactaaatttaaagacaaaatcattatattatgtatgtagtTAAGTAATCTTATACttcatctactagttaaataatcagttCATGTAAACACAACATTGAGTATGATAAGATTCGTCAACTTGATTTGACTCAAAAAATTTTTACTCGGTCCAATTCaattggaaaaaaattcaaattgagttctgttgctaaaataagattcgtcaacttaactaactcgaaaattttttactCAACTCGATAAAATACTCACCCCTACAACTAGATACTTTCCTAAAATCGACTCGATAAAATACTCATCCAGCAATTAGATACCTTTCTAAGAAGAGCACTAACGATATCATGTTGTTGATTTGTCTGAAAAACTACAGCCAAAAACGACTTCTCTTGTAAACTGCGATCTTGTGAATGTTTTTAGATTAGCACCGCATGTGATGTTGATATTTTCTTGTATATATTATCAAAGCTCAAGGTTTTTATGGAGTTGAAAATCATATTTTTTGAAGaacttgatatttttatttattaaaaacaaagatTGAGCTAAAAGCCCTAAACTTGAATTACACTTAAAAAACAGaatgttttcaaaaaatatatattttggacagtcaattttcatcaaatcaaacatacctaaatgttgttttgttcaaatttaatacTTCCCATTATACTTGTTTAATAGTCAGGTAAAGCCAGGCCAACCCAAATAGGAGCTTTGCTTTTAATTCGACGAAAACAAAAGAAGCGCACAAAACAAAGTGAATTCAAATCATCGTTAAGCACAACCAGAAAAAATTCCAACCCCGGAAACCGAACTCAATACAGACAACAAAAACCATAGAAAGCACAACAAAACAGCGAGCATGTACGCCAGGCGTAGCTCACTATTTTATTTAAAGAACACGACCAAGTCCCACACACTGAAAACTATAGCCACGGTAGAGAAAATTATTGCACTATAAATAGCACGTCTGCCATAAAAGGCACAATAAACGACTATACCAAGAGCTTCAGAATCACTCCTCTTCTGTCTCAGACTCGGCATTCTGGAGCCATTCGATGAAGGGCTTGGAGTTCTTCCATATCTGAGAACTCTTATTACCACCGGCTACACCCTTCTGATACCATTCCATGATGAACTCTTCTTCCAAGATGTCATTGTCATATAGTGCTTTAAGAACCAAAGCCACCTCCTTAGCTGCCTCGAGGTTTGCCTTGCCACAGAAAGACTCGATAGAATTGAGGAGCATCATCTGCCATCCCTCTTCTCTGGCTGCTGCTACAAGGTAGTTCTTCTTTTTAGTTACTTCCTCCGCAAACCCCTTCCCAACATTATGAAAGAGTGCAGTAAAAAGGGCGTCCATGATTTCTTGGGACGTTCCAGAGAGTGAACCCAGGAAGGATTTAAGCTGAGCTGCAGATGACCCCTTCTTGAGGTATTTCTTTATCTCATCAACAAGTTTCTCATGGGCAGTGCCACCATTCTCTTGTGCCTTAACCTCACGCTCTGGCGACTTCTTCAGtgacttcttttcttcttcagtAGAAAGCATTACCATATCAGCTGTAACAGCACTCAACTGCTCTTGTATACGCTGTTGAGCAGCCTCCAGTGAAGTATCCGTTTGCCACTGcacattatcatcatcatcatcatccaccTCTTCGTTCTCATCAGCCTGGCTGTGAGTTGGGGAGTGATCCTCATCAGAATGTTTGCTTTTCTTCTTGGTTACTGCACCTTTGGCAGCAGTAGCCTTTGAAGTAGTAGTGGTAGAGGAACCTTTCTTTTTTGCCTCTTTTTTAATCTTCTTAAGCTCTTCATCAGCGGCCTCACCCTCCTTGAGTCTTTCCTTCTCAGCCCTCCTCATTGCCTTCTTGTCTTTTGAAGACTTCTTAGCCTCAGGTGGGTTTTTAAGAATGAAAGTTGTAAGCTTATCTCTCATGTCAACATCAGAAACAAACCCACACGCGGCACATTTCAGGGTAAGCATCTGTGTCTTAGTAATAACTATCTCAGTTTCAGGGTTCCCACAGCCATAACACTGAACATACTTCTTAATGAAGTTCTCAAGAAGCCCTGCAAGCTTGGCAGTGTCATGGGCCCCATTTACAAGAGAAGTTCCAGTCTTCTCATCAAACTTGGATTGGGCTCCCAGTTCACAACCAAAATATTTTGTGGTGTAAGAAGCAGGTCTAGCCAAGGCCTTTGCAATTTCTACCATGTTAACCACGTTAGTCTTGATGCCATTTCCTCTCCCTTCAATCTTGGTTATCATTTTAGGCATCTTATACCTATAAAAGGCATCATCACTGTTCGAAGCACCAATATTTTGCAAAGCCATCTTGATCAAACTGAGGGAGACCGTTAATCAGAAAGGAGATATCAGATACTGGTTATCAAAATCGTGGGGAGAAATCTGTTACCAAGCTGCCTCCTTGCACTTGGAAGATGTTGCATAAAACGGAAACCCAAACTGTGTCTCTGATTGGCCTCAATATGCATGCAGCTAATTCCAGAACAGGAACTTCTATTCTTTTTTCTGTACGTGGGACAGTACTCTCCAAGCAATCCAATTGATGACAAAAAGAAAGAGGCCCGTTCAGACATAAAAGAAGACTCACAAGTAACAGACTCCACTTTGGCAATCTGCAGCAGAGCAGATTAATCTGGCAACTTCCTGAAAGACAATGATGGAGTTTATTCAGGCAAAGGTCAGAGCACAGAATATCAATAACTGGCATAAAACCATAACATGAAAATTGCTACATCAGCGAAACTTGAACATTACTAGCAAAACCATAACACTACAATTTTCAAAATTGCATCTATAGTTATGCATGAAGAAATACCCATACTAAACATCGTCAACTTTTGTAATCCAATAAAGCATAGCATATTCCAGTATTATAACATCAAAACTCGGGATATCTATCAAAACCAAGATTAAATTATTTCTTCATAAGTTTCTCTATACCAATAAAAAGTTTAgattgtaaagaaaataaaaaatgatttattaaggACTGATTGAAGCAACGAAACTAGACAGATCAAGACTTAAAAGAAAAACCTAAATCCGCAGTTCTAAATCTCCTATAATACAAAAAATATCTTATTAGAAAATACTGAAAATAAGGTAATTAAAACGAAAATTTAAGTACTACGATCTTGGTATTAAAAAACCTAAGCCTTCCGTCCAAcgttaaataatgaaatattaagcaaatataaatatgaaagaaTATCTGCATTGCGATAAtctaaattcgaaaaaaaaaggaaacagaaAACAAACCCTCTGGTTTCGATCTGATCatctaaaataatacaaatacaaAGCTAAATTAAACAATAAGCTCTTACAACATAAACAGCTCAACAACGATCgaacaaaagaaaaggaaaaaaaaaatctagctATCGGTCAAAAAATGAGAGATACAATGAACGATagacaaataaaaagaaaaaaaaaaagcaaacagatcaatagaaaatgaaaataataaaaaaatatgaaacaaaAAGAACTAAACCTTTGATGAGATGAGGAAAATGATGGTAGGAGATAAATTGTGAATCTGAGGCAGGAGAATTTGGAAGGAAAATAGATATTAGGGATTTTTCTTGTGGAGAAGAATTGAGAAGCTCTCAACTTTATACACGCCAACGAAGGGAAATGTGAAACGCTAGGGCAAACGCAGCATCTTGAATTTTCTAGTATTGATTATTCTCgaataaacttattttattattaccatATTGCCCTTAATTCCCTTTTCTATTAAGGATTCTTTTGGgtagataataaaaaattttaattacgaAATTAGCCGGATTATTTAGCAGAATAATttatcttataaaataaaattaggtgTCGTTAATGTGTTAAGTGGTACCAACTTAAAAAATATACTCTCATTTGACAATCATTCcaggtgaaaaatatttttaaatggtgTTATTACTTTGTCGAGCAACACAAAATAAATACTGtacaagtaaaaaaattatattttaaaacggTGCCACCTAACAATGTGGTGGCACCAAAATTTGTATTTATATCCCATTCCCAGCCTAAAAAATAAATCGTTGTTGTTTATCAATTCTAATGACACATATTAGGATCTTTCCTCATTATAAACTACTTATGCAGGTTGATGGAACCTGACTGTGGGAAATATTTACAAACCCTTCTTATTGCAGTTGTAGAAGATGATAATCGAAACGTACTACTAATAGCCATTACCATTATGGAGAGTGAGAACATGTAATTGTGACAATTTTTTTGACGAACTTGCGGAGTCATATTGTTAAACAAGacatttacattattttttatcGATCAAAGGGGTTAATTGCGGTGATTAGGTGTTTTGAAGTTCCGTGGAGATTGTCCAAGCAACTGATAGTAAAGCGACGCatgctgtaacagcccgttttcagtgaaaatggaacagtggtttcgagaccacaaatctgagtccggaagaaaaataattttaatattatttgtaacaccccctacccgtatccgtcaccggaataggataCGAAGCATTATCAGTGTTACAAATTTATTTATCAGACATTTtatttcatctagcattcatatttgggaccaatcaaaatcaaagatATTGCCGCCTGAACAtacttaatttccttgtatcaacgtatcaaagataatcacatatttacatgtcatgataaatatcattctcttatcgtttcttcataaacataaatcagttaatttgttatatcaatatttcatgtaccatcaaCTCATATTCCTTATATCACATAATTAGGTTTCACGAACTTATCTGGCTGaattgcaaaaataccaagattcaagggtatttcggtaattttctattttcctcgatttttcaACCAatcttgatttaaattaataatttcattcaatttattaatttagacaataaataattcattttactcaatttggtcatttttgatatatttataaaattgcccctaaagttttacttttattcaatttagtcttcgagcctaaaatatgcaaagtAACCactttaatgtaacccatgctaactaaatattcatatatattttccttcactaatatatcaagaacatagaaccttatataagaaaactctaccttaacatcattttcatgcttttgataTTAGCTTACATGAGAAActctacttaaaatatattgaagtcTTAAAGTTCTTACCTTgccctattgatttcaatctttaactgatttttctctctcctccagcttctatttcttgaatccaacttgatattatAACTCCccttagtctccttaacatttttctcttttggtagctatggaaattcttttgatttctaatggTGCGTTTGTTTGCTAGGAAaatattttacggaaaatattttcttggttttccagtgtttgtttgcctgaaaacattttccatttggaaaatgatttCCAAGACACGGGTAAAATGTCTTACGTTTTAGGGAAATTGCCTTACGAATTTCatttctgtaagacattttccagtCCCTCCTTCATCTAGGTAAAAGTCTCTCCTTCTtcctttcttcatttcttttctttcttctgttCTTCATTTTCTAGTCCATCGCATATATCATTTTCTCAAGCTGCTGTTTcatttcctctctttctctctttctcaggATTATTCCATCCCTCTTCACTAGGTCTTGGCTTAAGGTATGGCATAAagctcttttttttcttattgttcCTTACTTCTCCATAGATTTTATGACTGAAATTTTATGCTTTCCTTTGTTTCTTTAGCTAGGGAAGAAACTTGAATGATTTAGGGATTCCCaaactcaaatttttaaaaaagagaaaTACCGAAAACAAGCTTGAAATTGAAATCGTTCGGTTTCAAAAATCTCTAACCTTTGTTCTTTTAGttgttgataaaaataaaattatggaggTTTGGTTTGGTACCTAGGAGCCCTAACCAATAACACCAATCTTGAAATCGAGAGATATGTGGGTTTGAGAAGCCATAGCTGAGTTGCAGCAATTATGAGTAGTCAGTGTGGTTGGTTTGAGAGGACTCAAAGGATCTTGAAATGGTCGTCAAGAAACCTAGATTAAAGTTTTTGAGGAACTTGAGAGAGAGGGAGTAGTGAAGTAAGTAACCTAGATTTTAATTACTGGATATTTTTGTGGATGAATGTACTTGTTTCGGTTATGAATGCTTGTGATCTGTTTTGTAATTGCCTTTGTAtatcaaacataaaatattttgCTCACAGTAATgtagactaaatcacataaaagatTCAATATTTTGCTCACAAATCTGATAAACTAGCAGCTAGAATTGGAGTTTCTTCCATGTTGGATTACCTTTTTTTGAAACCATTGATTACCCCATAATTACATTAGCAttctaaaatagaatttattccaTATATTGTAATCAGAAATTTAAGAGAAAGAAATAAGACATGATAATATCTTAATCCAAATTTAATGGTTGCATGATATTCGTAAcatgttttaaagatttataaatgactCGTTCttaagactaacttattatcacgattaaggcaagtgtacctatcgaacagtagtatagttcagcaagaccggattgttgaacccaaaggaaatacgagtactagtatttacttcctttttattatctagcctaaaaattaagaggtttggttatctaaactacttactaactaagaatgcacagaaagaaaacttgggaaaatacttttgggaaaattcgattgattgagacaatacctaaggaaaaatctgtaacgacccaaattttaaggtcatcgaaaaattaaattttcggGTCATTATTTTCGCAAAATAAATTCGTAAacatttattagaaatatttatgaagctAGTAGTGTAGTTGattagattttggttaagtgaattagcttgaattaaggctaatttagtgaaaggactagattgaatgaagagtgaaagtttaattgtagaacaaagaaaattgaggggactaaataggcaattaagcctattctaaagaatgaggcggcaaaacataaaaatcttttatttttatgttgtttaaattataaatatattattgttattattgttattgtattacaaattaaattaattatattattatattatgaaataaattaagaaaagacaaatgtatggtgcatATGGTGACATGTGTAATACTAATATACATACAattgtaaaatacatgtatatttatttattatataagtatattattaaattatatattagtattaagtaaaagatatttatataataaatagattaaagaaagacaaatgtaataatataggTGTATGCAAATGTAAAATAGATATtggatattaaatagatattttattatagttattattaagttattataatatatatatatatatagtaaaaggaataaaaagaaaaagaatagaaaaagaaagaaaggatgaaacgaaacagagagcaagggaaagaaagaaggaaggaagaaagaaagaaggaaaaagggaaaattggATTTCaaggcttgaaagttaaataggtatgtcaatttagccatttttacttgattttgatgttttagaaactttagaacaaggttttgatgaagttAAGTTGATATATTGTAAGATAGTTGATTATAAGACATTGTTCttgttgaacaaaaagatgaattaagggctaaattgatagaaattcaagttagaaatgaaataaggattgaattgtaaagtgattcataagttttgaatagtagggactaaattgaagaatttTGAAATCATagtttatggtgaaattagagagcTGAAATAAGTTTGaagtgaaaatgaaatgaaaatattgagttaaatatgaaaaataaaagttagtctcggtttagggactaaattagaattaaGGTAAAAGTTGGatagaaattgaaatattcaatgtgaaaaatttaatgatagtgtattaataatatttaattaattcccGTAGCTAATGATGTCTCGGAAAATCTTTGTTAAGCGAGGATAAGGCAAAGAcaacgggatttagctcggaaactacggtttgtatttctataaactgaacTTAATAGTTAATTGTTATGTTAATATTCGAATTGCTTGAGAATGGAAATGCTAAGGTAagaattataatgttttataatttattgaatttgattattaattgttgtatcaTGATTGATATGTGACAagtaattaaagtatgaaatatttgaatgtgtgattattggaaaatgaattaaaaggcatgttatattaaaattgaaatatgtatattgtattgaaattgaattgcatGTGAATTGATATGGAAAAGTGTATTGAAATGAaactgaaaatttgaaagtttactaAAATCCCTATTAACAATATCGGGCTAGTCGGaaataattggcatgccataggattggaagtgttcagggatatttcgACTGTGTGTCGAtaagacactatatgtgtcgactactgtgactgttTCGGATTCATTCTGAAGAGGTACTCTATACCTGACTGTTACTGTTATTGTTtcagatttgttccgatgaggtactttgtgtaccgttacgttactgttactattaccgTTACGATGTATTTCGGCTTCAGCCAATGAAACACTGTATACtatccccggtgtgtgggttggatccgtgtatccgtctaggtccaagtcatgttaataagggtaattaaAAGTATTAAAGGTTGACTGCTACGgaataattgactgttattgaTAAATAATTGTTACTGCATAACTGACTGCTATAGAGTGCCGGAATGTTACTGTATAAAACCGATAAATTGATTGATACTATAAATGTTTATTGATACTGAATCAAGGACTGAAGTATGAGTAAAACATGCGAATGGAAAGTATTAATGTTTAGATGATTTATGAATTCATTTGAAAAGCTAATCgagttaataaatgataaaaattaagtgAATTATGAAGagtttatttatgaattgaatgattaaataattatgatcgttatatgattttatgtatatattatattttaagtattagtttatagaaattgtaataccctaacccgtatccatctccgaaacagggttacaaagtGTTACCAATACATACAGAACATTTACAGATTAATCGAAACATTACTATTCACTTTctgagatcatatatatataacgacCTTTATTTAGGCCCTTGAAGCCCaacatgaacattaaaatcaagtcGGAGCTCAACTGATTTCTCGTAAAATTTTccgcttaattaatttttttttaaaaagtttacttGTGAACagtacccacacgcccgtgtgattaggccgtgtggattccacacgcctgtgtggcttgggacacgcccgtgtcccttgtcCGTGGAgctttctgtttatgacatcatcatcaatttaggggcacacggccacatcgcacgcccgtgtcctaaagTCTTGTTTcatatacggctgagacacacggccgtgtctctgcctatgtggtcAATatctaagctattttccaagccttggtcgaccttaatctcttacacacttatacaaaatcaaaagcatataacatggtattcatttaatgattaaacattctcaattaaactacaaacatagcatttgtatgtcatcatacatgtgtctctcatactcattttaccttgtctatTATGGTACCACTTATAATTTTATACcatgattatcatcttaccaaatattttcagcttaatcatcaagcatatatatttaaagctagatcatatctttataaaataccacatttcaGATGCGCGGAATAAAATACTTGCCTT
The sequence above is drawn from the Gossypium hirsutum isolate 1008001.06 chromosome A05, Gossypium_hirsutum_v2.1, whole genome shotgun sequence genome and encodes:
- the LOC107924154 gene encoding eukaryotic translation initiation factor 5 is translated as MALQNIGASNSDDAFYRYKMPKMITKIEGRGNGIKTNVVNMVEIAKALARPASYTTKYFGCELGAQSKFDEKTGTSLVNGAHDTAKLAGLLENFIKKYVQCYGCGNPETEIVITKTQMLTLKCAACGFVSDVDMRDKLTTFILKNPPEAKKSSKDKKAMRRAEKERLKEGEAADEELKKIKKEAKKKGSSTTTTSKATAAKGAVTKKKSKHSDEDHSPTHSQADENEEVDDDDDDNVQWQTDTSLEAAQQRIQEQLSAVTADMVMLSTEEEKKSLKKSPEREVKAQENGGTAHEKLVDEIKKYLKKGSSAAQLKSFLGSLSGTSQEIMDALFTALFHNVGKGFAEEVTKKKNYLVAAAREEGWQMMLLNSIESFCGKANLEAAKEVALVLKALYDNDILEEEFIMEWYQKGVAGGNKSSQIWKNSKPFIEWLQNAESETEEE